The region gagtgtgggtggtggggggtgacactgctggcacactataacagatacataaacaaaaacgtttaaaaatttttttttttttttaaaccaaccaaacaaacaaaaaaacacaaggaaaGTTCTTATTTCAACAGTCTGAAATTCTTTCCAAGTCACTGAAAAACTGAACGACAGAAACATGCCCTCCTCCATCAGCAGTTCTTGGGGAAGTTGTTTCAGCATGGCTGGTGGATCCTGTCCGTTGTCATGGGGGGACATCAACACTGGATGGTGGCCTGTTTATTTATCACTGCTCTTGTTTCCGCTGCCCGATTTGCCCGCACTGCTCTTCGTCTGTGCAGCAAAACAAGGGgatatacaataataataacaacaacaacaacaacaatttgtaataataataatgataataataataattattattattatatagcgttgaatcttgtgcagagacaaatcaaaacgctttcgctccagtcattgacacgcatgcataactctaaaactggagaaactgaagacaaggaagaggcaggaaagggaggctattttgggaagtggtgggttttaaggccagacttgattgaaagagctgagtgcagggacttgacgaagcgaaagaggaagttcattccaattgcaaggtccagagacagaaagaacggcggccaacagtcgagtgttttaatctgggtatgcgtaaagagagtggatccgaagctgatcgcagtgaacgagatggagtgtagaggtgaaggcaaccacaaagataggaaggggcaaatttgtgaatacatttacatcacagagtgctgatcttgtactttattctgtgtgagacagggaggcagTGGAGAtgctgcaataataataataacataatgacAAAGAcactattacttctactactactactacaaataatcatcatcatcatcatcatcatcaccatcatcattattaaacgAAACAAAAGATTTATAAAACGCCTTTCTGCATAAAATAATTATGCTAAgtgcgctgtacaatgtaaataccgacgtttaaaacatgcatttaaaacacTAAAATGTAAAACTTTACATGCATAACTATTTGCATATAATGTTATGCGTACATCATTGTTATGCCTCCTGAAGTGCGCgcgtacacagaacacacacacacacacacacacacacacacacacacatgtatatatatatatatatatatccggtaGGACAAAACAAACTGTATGACCTTACCCAATATAAATTATTTTGACTtgacatctgtgtgtgcgtgcgtgcgtgcgtgcgtgtgtgtgtgactttttccccctccttttctctccttttgtaactttttttttctccctttgtaACTTTTTTCCCCAAGTGTTTGCCTGTGTATGTTGCTGGTGGTCTAAGGATAtatcttcctttcctcccttctgttCTCGATTTAGTACTTTCTTACActtgatatttgcgtttttgtgcgtgtttttgttttgtgtggtttggggtttttttgatgttgttggttttgctTGTTTTATGCCCACGGCAGGGCgggaaaaaaagcatatgtacttTCTTATCTCATTACCTGgtaaaataaaaattcgtttcgtttctctttcgttctctaccaatccatctatctatctatctgtctatctatctggtttctatctttctatccatctatctagctagctgGTTTTCTATctaactagctagctagctggttttctatctacatatctatctatctatcttagctggttttctatctatctgtctatctatcaatctgtctggttttctgtctatctagctaGGTAGCTGGtttactatctatctgtctagctggttttctatctatctatccacctatctatctggttttctatctatccatccatctatctatctatctatctggttttctgtctatctatccatctatctatctatctatctggttttctatctatctatctgtctatctgcccagCTGGTTTTCTATATATttatccacctatctatctagcTGGTTTTCCctctaaatatctatctatctagctggttttctatctatctatctatctatctgtctatctatctatctatccccccattcctctgtctctctttcgctcttccaATCTTCGCTATCTCTCTATACACACGAAGAACCGCCGCCTgacatggcctagaggtaacgcgtccgcccaggaagcgagagaatctgagcacgctggttggaatcacgactcagccaccgatattttctccccctccactaaaagTTGAgtggtggtttcagtttcagtttcagttgctcaaggaggcgtcactgcgttcggacaaaccatacacgctacaccacatctgccaagcagattcctgaccagcagcgtaacccaacgcgcttagaaagaatgccaacagcacccggtgttcccaggaggtcacccatccaagtactaaccggtcccgacgttgcttaacttcggtgatcggacgagaaccggtgttttcaatgtggtatggccgttggcggtctggacgctagtcatttggatgagacgataaaccgaggtcccgtgtgcagcatgcacttagcgcacgtaaaagaacccacggcatcaaaagggtggttcatggcaaaattctgtacaaaaattcacttcgataggaaaaacaaatcaaactgcacgcaggaaaaaaaatttaaataataaaACAGGCGGCgcggtagtgtagcgacgcactctccgtggggatagcagcctgaatttctcacacagaaacctgttgcgataaaaagaaatacaaaatacaaatacaagacacTCACATCAGCACGGTTCCTGGCAGTAGCGGTGGCTTTCTTTCTCCGGAGCAGCCTGAGGGAATCCTCTGCCTTCTGGAACCACTGGCTCTGGTGGAGGTAGTAGGCGATGGTTGATCTGTCGGCGGCATTCAGAGCTTTCTGCAGtccctccacatcctcctcctgcaCCGCTTGCAGGCAGGCTGTTGGTGTTCGTGCCAGGCGACacagtgacagcaacacacaatgcacacacgtgcatatgTACATATTGAAATATACTGGAGGAAAAATAGGGAGAGGCATGCAGGCAAAGAGAGtgtgaggcgcgcgcgcacacagacacacaaacaccgacacacagaaGCACCCCCAAccgcccgccccccgccccccccccccccccccccccacacacacacacaaacacactgacccccgcaccccaccccccctcccacacacacacacaccgacacacactcaaactcacacacaacttccacacaaacatatgcacatcatttgaaacataggtaagagagaacaattaaaggAGGTTATGTCattgaataaatcaagaaatgtatcaggtataaaaagataaaaacgaaataatgataacaacaaaaatgtagacaattgaaattgaaagacgcacacaagcccgtatgcacatacacacatatatacatacacatatatacacacatacaaaacaaacaacacgcgcgcacacagacacacagacacaaagacacacacacacacacacacacacacacacacacctggtacacacgcacgcacgcacacgtgtgaaCACGCACAAATGTGAATATTAATACTGAATCAAAATGtcttttcccccatttcaccattgtacacacacacctcacaaacacctccgatacacacacacacacacacacacacacacacacacacacacacacacacacacacacacacacacacacacacaccatctttatGCAGCTTCAACAGCTTTTGTTGCGCTTTCAGCTGTTTGTCCTGGGAGGATTTTTCCACATGGTGACGCCGTCCCTCTCTCAGAGCAACCTCCAATCTGTCCACGTCATCTTCTTCTGTGGCCGACGTCATTTCCGCTTCCGCCtggcaaaatgaataaataaaatctatcaataaataaacaaatacagaaatgaaaaaagtaaatatgtaaaaaaaaaaattaaaaaaaaaatttttaagataAAAACTACAGTGCATGATGGTGAACGTTCACACCGACTGGTTGGTAAACATATTTGTTGTTAAATAGCTGGCTGTGTGAATTTAAATTCCAACAAAATATCTAGTGTATTTTCCTAttgaaagaaactttttttagtctttctgtttctcttttttgatgtaaataaaaatcatcatcatcaccatcattatcatcatcatgcttTCTTGCATGACATATCGaacgaaaggaaaagaagaagaagaaaaaaaacagaaaacaaaaagaaacaccagCGAAACTGAAAACGTGTATAGATCGTGTACTTCTGTATAGTGAGACACCGGATCTGTTTATCGTCTGATCGgattgactagcatccagaccaccactcaaagtctagtggaagaaaagaaaattctgGCGAGCGTGGGAAAATATCCCATGCCCTAGGATTCTCTCGTTTCACAGTTATACGGACGGGTTACCACTaggtttttctgtctgcctgtctgtgtcactgttcacAACACCATGTCCCATAACCACTTTAGCTGTTAACCctgtctcacaaagcacaacaccaTGTCCCATAACCACTTTAGTTGTGAACcccgtctcacaaagcacaacaccaTGTCCCATAACCACTTTAGCTGTTAACTCTTTGTAGCtaaacacaacaccatgtcccATAACCACTTTAGCTGTAAACCCTTTGTCACTAAATACAACACCATGTCCCATAACCACTTTAGCTGTTAACCTTTTGTCACtaaacacaacaccatgtcccATAACCACTTTAGCTGTGAACCctgtctcacaaagcacaacaccaTGTCCCATAACCACTTTAGCTGTGAACCctgtctcacaaagcacaacaccaTGTCCCATAACCACTTTAGCAGTGAACCctgtctcacaaagcacaatacCATGTCCCATAACCACTTTAGCTGTTAACTCTTTGTagctaaacacaacacaatgtcccATAACCACATTAGCTGTTACCCCTTTGTCACTAAGCACAACACCATGTCCCATAACCACTTTAGCAGTGAACCCTGtctcacaaaacacaacaccatgtcccATAACCACTTTAGCTGTTAACCCTTTGTCACtaaacacaacaccatgtcccATAACCACTTTAGCTGTTACCCCTTTGTCACTAAATACAACACCATGTCCCATAACCACTTTAGCTGTTAACCCTTTGTTACtaaacacaacaccatgtcccATAACCACTTTAGCTGTTAACCCTTTGTCACtaaacacaacaccatgtcccATAACCACTTTAGCTGTGAACCCTTTGTCACtaaacacaacaccatgtcccATAACCACTTTAGCTGTAAACCctgtctcacaaagcacaacaccaTGTCCCATAACCACTTTAGCTGTGAACCctgtctcacaaagcacaacaccaTGTCCCATAACCACTTTAGCTGTAAACCCTGTCTCACAAAGCACAGCACCATGTCCCATAACCACTTTAGCTGTGAACCCTGtctcacaaaacacaacaccatgtcccATAACCATTTTAGCTGTTAACCCTGtctcacaaaacacaacaccatgtcccATAACCACTTTAGCTGTTAACCCTTTGTCACAAAGCACAGCACCATGTCCCATAACCACTTTAGCTGTTAACCctgtctcacaaagcacaacaccaTCTATCATTTAAAAAACACATTACCTGTTGTGCTGGCGTTCTTTGGGTAGCGGTTGCCATCAGGCTGTTGTCTTGTGTCACAAGGTACTGGGCGACGTCTGTGACTTCGTCATTCTCATCACGCATGCTGATCTGCAGAGCAAGCTCAGAAGGAGCTTTACCAAAGGGCACCTGTGTCTTCACCACCAGCTGGTCCTCCTCCTCTACAACTTTCGCGTGTTTCTCCCCGCCTAGCTGCTGGTTCCTGCGGTCCACAAACCTCGCCTCAAACTGGCGCCTTGCTTTCTTCTCTGGGAAACGAAATTTAAGGCCTATTTTGTCACCTTCTCTGGCAATGATCATGCCTTCTTTTCTGGAGGGTTCCTTTACACCAGCTTGCTCAGCGGCTTCCAGAGCTCCATACCCCGACTTGGGATTTCCAGGAAAAGGGGCGTTTTTCCTGGGGTCTCCTGTGCATTTGATCTGCAGCTTCAACAGGGTGTCGTCATCTTTGTTTATCCATTCCAGAAAGTAGGAACCGACCACTGGAAGTTTGAAAAACAGGGCCCTGGTGGGAGGGTCATCGCTGACAGTCATGACGGTGATGTAAGACTCCGGATTCAGGTCTTCTGGCCAGGTTTCCGTGAGAGTCTCCTCGTAGTAAAGGTGGTAGAGGAAAGGGTTGTCAGCAGAGTGTTTTCCGCTGATGCGCAAAGTGTTGATGCCGTCCTTGGCTTCAACGCACACTTTGACATCCGGGTCCATCTTTGCTGGGGACTGAAAATAGGCTGACTGGATCCAGGGCTCTTCGAAAAACTGCTCTGTTGAAACGGGGTCCTTCAGCAACTGCCATGCCGGATCTTCTGGAAGCGCGAAGTGGATGAACTCTTCGGGGTCCGTCAGGAAGAAGAATTCGTTTATCTTGTTGCTTCGACTTATGTCTCTGAGATATGAAAAAGAGTGGATGATTCATCTTGCTGCACCCGTGTCAACTTCTTACACGTTCtcacattatctgtctgtctctctatctgtccgtctgtctgtctacctgccatACCTGtatctatcaatccatctatcCATCATCTATGAATCCGAGGTTTTGATAGTTTTTATTTTAGATACTCCACCCACAAAACAGCTAAGTTCATAACTGTCGAACATCTCCGCATTAGCCACGTAAATGGTATCAGatataagctctctctctctctctctctctctctctctctctctctctctctctctcagatacacacaaaaccacacacaaatacacacacatagatagaaaaTACATACACTTTCGCACTTACAATATGCAAACCTTTCAGTACTAAAACCTGGCATCCAACTGTAACATGAACAAAGTTATAACACGGCAACATGCTCCCTTTCCAATGccaaccaacaagaaaaaaataaaccaaccacATCTTAGATGTTCCCATTCTAATACCAACCAACAAGAAAAAGTAAACCAACCACATCCTAGATGTTCCACTTCTAATACCAACCAACATAGAAACGTAAACCAACCACACCCCAGATGTTCCCTTCCCAATAACTATCAAGAAAAGTTAACCAGCCACATCGAAGATGTTCCATTTCTAATACCAACCAACAGAAGAAAAGTAAACCAACCATATCCCTGATGTTTCATTTCTGAcatcaaccaacaacaaaagaaaagtaaTCCCACCTCATCCTcagatgacaaattatcagtgtCTTACCTGCGCTTATGCTGACGACCATCAATGTCGATCTCGATAACTTCTTCACAGGTGACATGGCGCTGgaaatcatacacactgatgaATCGCCAGCTGCCATCGACATATACTGCATTCCACGTCTTTCGTCTTGTGGTTTCCTCCCCGAGTGTGTACAAGTCAGCTCTTTTCCTTTGCCCTCTGATCAGCACGCACGGAATCTTGGCTCGTCTGTCACAGTGGGCAGCAACGTGACATGTCAGCACAAGTCAGTGTCACCAACACCATGATGTGGCTGCCCATTAGTTTTGGGGGGCAGCTAGTGGCTGTGGTTTTTACAAAAGACTCCAACTGACACAACAAATGCTTTTCATGAGTTCgtatgtgggtatgtgggtgtcgTCGTAATTATCAGTTAGCAGAATTGCTGTTTTGGATTGATGACGATAATGCAGTGAGTGATATGGAAGgaggggccagggggtggggggatgtgtgtgcacgcgttctaGATCTGTTCTTTTGAGAACTTGATTGAGAGCTGGCCAATAGTTTATATCCTGGCTGAATGATtatttcattgttatcattattatatcaacCTGTTCAGTCTTGCCACAGTTTTaaccctctgcctccctccctccaccccacaactctctctctctctctctctctctctctctctctctctctcccatacacacatggacacacatgcatgcacacatacaaatgtataTGCACTCTTATACATACATTTTGCTCTGTAGACTCCACTCACTCTCAAAACTGTCATAAAAACATGATCGGTTCaatatgttcagttcagttattcaaggaggcgtcactgcgttcggacaaatccatatgcgcttcaccacatctgctaagcagatgcctgaccagcagcgtaacccgacacGCTTAGTCagataagtttaaaaaaaaaaaaaaaaaaaaaaatccaatgaacTGGACATACCGACAGAGCTCGGCGAACATGTTCTTCCCCTGAAGGCGTCTTTCAGACTTCAGCTTCAGGACTCCAGCGAGTGTTGCGGGGTCTGTGCAGTCGATGTACAGCTTCATCAGTGAGGACGTACATAAATCCTCCTTGACCGCAACCATCCACATCAGCAGAGCTCTCACTTTCTCCACGTCAGAACCCAGCCCCTCAAACAAGTGGCTCAACAAGGCGTTGTAGGATGCGTACTGCGTCTGGGGGTCTGGAACCTGGCAGCAGCATCGTTGTTTGGTATGCCCTGttcatggtttgttttgtttgtcctgtTCATATTTATGTTTGTCCTGTTCatggtttgctttgtttgtcaTGATCATTGTTATGTTTGTCCTGTTCATGGTTTGTTGTGTTTGTcctgttcatttttatgtttgtcCTGTccatggtttgttttgtgtgtcttgttcatggtttgttttgtttgtcctgCTCATATTTATGTTTGTCC is a window of Babylonia areolata isolate BAREFJ2019XMU chromosome 5, ASM4173473v1, whole genome shotgun sequence DNA encoding:
- the LOC143282090 gene encoding uncharacterized protein LOC143282090, producing MPVSAPKAVVPKPPPRRKDELLAQYRKELEQAERHARNAPTELKQNMDELVQYLKKDMTSDLQLVRCVFIWLSGQNFLQGNQEGSQDENTPEGLLNLVALKKKDLADVFALLCTKVGVQCVCLQGYCKESFSYRREPKPTINSRWTAVHVAGQWGLVHPRLAFSSTRATQPKYRKIESSGKAVHGRSGAQMHFHIDEKFFLRDPDRFIYRCRPEDDAWQLLGAKPWSWEKFIGEPDTRPPTPVPRMPRTPSQIPYIEMLKVPDTEKGYPATSPPKSRKEEALKHIDFSHLDTRASRVPDPQTQYASYNALLSHLFEGLGSDVEKVRALLMWMVAVKEDLCTSSLMKLYIDCTDPATLAGVLKLKSERRLQGKNMFAELCRRAKIPCVLIRGQRKRADLYTLGEETTRRKTWNAVYVDGSWRFISVYDFQRHVTCEEVIEIDIDGRQHKRRDISRSNKINEFFFLTDPEEFIHFALPEDPAWQLLKDPVSTEQFFEEPWIQSAYFQSPAKMDPDVKVCVEAKDGINTLRISGKHSADNPFLYHLYYEETLTETWPEDLNPESYITVMTVSDDPPTRALFFKLPVVGSYFLEWINKDDDTLLKLQIKCTGDPRKNAPFPGNPKSGYGALEAAEQAGVKEPSRKEGMIIAREGDKIGLKFRFPEKKARRQFEARFVDRRNQQLGGEKHAKVVEEEDQLVVKTQVPFGKAPSELALQISMRDENDEVTDVAQYLVTQDNSLMATATQRTPAQQAEAEMTSATEEDDVDRLEVALREGRRHHVEKSSQDKQLKAQQKLLKLHKDACLQAVQEEDVEGLQKALNAADRSTIAYYLHQSQWFQKAEDSLRLLRRKKATATARNRADTKSSAGKSGSGNKSSDK